In Sporanaerobacter acetigenes DSM 13106, a single window of DNA contains:
- a CDS encoding ABC transporter ATP-binding protein gives MNIKLENISKKYKSVKALDNINLEINSPAMIGFVGPNGAGKSTLMKMLVGQLLPTSGSITVDGVPLNKNEKHLKERLGYLPQDFGLYEELTVEEFLDYMACLKGIKENKEGSIDRVISMTSLEEKRKFRIKTLSGGQKQRVGIAQAILNDPELLIVDEPTVGLDPEERIKFRNLFSEGSKDRMVILSTHIIEDIESICNSIIVLNKGNILFVGQPSELVKEALDHVGTIEIKGNDREKILESEMKGEFKITSTVITPNGTKYRVVSESLPSSFEKITPSLEDAYVYCMLKGEVQNGK, from the coding sequence ATGAATATAAAATTAGAAAATATCAGCAAAAAATATAAAAGTGTAAAGGCACTTGATAATATCAATTTGGAAATTAATTCTCCAGCTATGATTGGATTTGTAGGTCCTAATGGAGCAGGGAAAAGTACACTTATGAAGATGTTGGTAGGACAATTGCTTCCTACAAGTGGAAGTATCACAGTAGATGGAGTTCCTTTAAATAAGAATGAAAAGCATTTGAAAGAAAGATTAGGCTATTTGCCTCAGGATTTTGGACTGTATGAGGAACTGACTGTGGAAGAATTTTTAGACTATATGGCTTGTCTAAAAGGTATAAAAGAGAACAAAGAAGGATCAATTGACAGGGTCATTAGTATGACAAGCTTAGAAGAAAAAAGGAAGTTTAGGATAAAAACCCTTTCAGGAGGACAAAAACAAAGAGTAGGTATTGCTCAGGCAATACTAAATGATCCAGAACTATTGATAGTCGATGAACCTACAGTAGGACTTGATCCGGAAGAAAGAATTAAGTTTAGAAACCTTTTTTCAGAAGGGTCAAAGGACAGGATGGTTATACTATCGACTCATATTATTGAAGATATAGAATCTATATGCAATTCAATTATAGTTTTAAATAAAGGTAATATACTTTTTGTTGGACAACCTAGTGAACTGGTTAAAGAAGCTTTGGATCATGTAGGAACTATAGAGATTAAAGGGAATGATAGAGAAAAGATATTGGAAAGTGAAATGAAAGGTGAATTCAAGATTACTTCCACTGTAATTACTCCAAATGGAACTAAATATAGGGTAGTATCTGAAAGTTTGCCATCATCTTTTGAAAAGATAACCCCTTCTTTAGAAGATGCTTATGTATATTGTATGCTGAAAGGAGAAGTTCAAAATGGCAAATAA
- the prdC gene encoding proline reductase-associated electron transfer protein PrdC, which translates to MARISIRLKQHVGAPCVPTVQVGDEVKRGQCIAEPSGLGAKIHSSVSGKVEAINDKEIVILADDVQDKDYIKIKECDSIIDTVYEAGIVGAGGAGFPAHIKLKAEIPNGYIIANCVECEPALHHNINLLENDPGIVIRGIEYAMKATKAPKAYIAIKAKNVKAIEAINKYLSGSKNIEVKQLKDMYPMGEERAIIHAIFDKWLEPTQLPLEADCVVLNAETLSNITRAVEDRKPVIDKDITVVGKIKGGNKPHILSQVPIGTPIVDLIEDCGGIDGEYGEIIIGGPYTGKAEDLDSAVVTKMSGGAIVTIPFPKYEGPIGLLVCACGANEERLRDVASKMGAEVVAVTKCKNVVDVRGANKCKTPGDCPGQVEGIMALKKGGAKRVLISNCSDCSNTVMCCAPKMGLPVYHHTDHVFRTLDYPLTRRLPMEENK; encoded by the coding sequence TTGGCAAGAATATCGATTAGATTGAAACAGCATGTAGGAGCACCTTGCGTTCCAACTGTTCAAGTTGGAGATGAAGTGAAAAGAGGGCAATGTATTGCAGAACCTTCAGGACTAGGTGCTAAAATACATTCAAGTGTTTCTGGAAAAGTAGAGGCTATAAATGATAAAGAAATAGTCATACTTGCAGATGATGTTCAAGACAAGGACTATATAAAAATAAAAGAATGTGATTCAATAATTGACACGGTTTATGAAGCAGGAATAGTTGGAGCAGGTGGAGCAGGTTTTCCAGCTCATATAAAACTTAAAGCTGAAATACCAAATGGATATATAATAGCAAACTGTGTTGAATGTGAACCTGCACTTCATCACAATATAAATTTGCTAGAAAATGACCCTGGAATTGTCATAAGGGGAATAGAATATGCAATGAAAGCAACAAAAGCTCCAAAAGCATATATAGCAATAAAAGCAAAAAATGTGAAGGCAATTGAAGCTATAAATAAATACTTATCTGGCTCCAAGAATATTGAAGTAAAACAACTAAAAGATATGTATCCTATGGGAGAAGAAAGAGCAATCATTCATGCCATATTTGACAAATGGCTTGAACCAACACAGCTTCCTCTTGAAGCAGACTGTGTAGTTTTGAATGCTGAAACTCTTTCAAATATAACAAGAGCTGTTGAAGATAGAAAACCTGTTATAGATAAGGATATAACTGTTGTAGGAAAGATAAAAGGTGGAAACAAGCCTCATATTCTTTCTCAAGTACCTATTGGAACTCCAATTGTAGATCTCATAGAAGATTGTGGAGGAATTGATGGGGAATATGGAGAAATAATCATTGGAGGGCCATATACAGGAAAGGCAGAAGATTTGGATAGTGCTGTTGTGACTAAAATGTCAGGAGGCGCAATAGTGACCATACCTTTCCCAAAATATGAAGGTCCTATAGGGCTTTTGGTATGTGCTTGTGGTGCCAATGAAGAGAGACTTAGAGATGTTGCTTCAAAAATGGGGGCAGAAGTTGTTGCTGTGACAAAATGTAAAAATGTTGTAGATGTGAGAGGAGCCAACAAATGCAAGACTCCAGGAGATTGTCCAGGACAAGTTGAGGGAATCATGGCTCTTAAGAAAGGTGGAGCAAAAAGAGTTCTTATTTCTAACTGTAGCGATTGTTCCAATACTGTAATGTGTTGTGCACCTAAAATGGGACTTCCTGTATATCATCATACAGATCATGTTTTTAGAACATTGGATTATCCATTGACAAGAAGATTGCCTATGGAAGAAAATAAATAA
- a CDS encoding NUDIX hydrolase: MICEICELNNLKTYKYVVIIAKYRDKWVLCKHKERNTWETAGGHIELGENPLDAAKRELFEETGAISFDIVPAFDYWARDEISRANGMVFYAEIKELGDLPESEMEKIKCFEKLPSNLTYKDITPKLFQYLQNNFESILSA; this comes from the coding sequence ATGATTTGTGAAATTTGTGAGTTAAATAATTTAAAAACTTATAAATATGTGGTGATTATAGCTAAGTATCGTGATAAATGGGTTTTGTGCAAGCATAAAGAAAGAAATACATGGGAAACTGCTGGTGGACATATTGAATTAGGTGAAAATCCATTAGATGCTGCTAAAAGAGAATTATTTGAAGAGACAGGTGCTATTTCATTTGATATAGTGCCTGCATTTGATTACTGGGCTAGAGATGAAATTTCTAGGGCGAATGGAATGGTTTTTTATGCAGAAATAAAGGAATTAGGAGATTTGCCTGAAAGCGAAATGGAAAAAATAAAGTGCTTTGAAAAGTTGCCATCGAATCTTACCTATAAAGATATTACACCAAAGCTATTTCAGTATTTACAGAACAATTTTGAAAGTATATTATCGGCATAA
- a CDS encoding ABC transporter ATP-binding protein, with amino-acid sequence MNIEVMNLTKDYGSTRVLDNINLNINKGLYGFLGPNGAGKTTFMKILSTLIPKTSGEVYFNGISVENRKEIRKIIGYLPQKFSFYPNFTVYEVLDYFAALSNRKLSRSEILSKLEEVHLQELFKVKTKALSGGMKRRLGIAVAMVGEPEVLIVDEPTAGLDSEEKIKMRNIFSEIGRHKTVLLSTHVVEDIALSCSTLVVLNKGKVVYDGTVRNMIQQAKEKPSSNGELISPTLEDAYMKFIREV; translated from the coding sequence ATGAACATTGAAGTTATGAATCTTACAAAGGATTATGGTTCTACTAGAGTTTTAGACAATATAAATCTCAATATAAATAAAGGACTTTATGGATTTTTAGGACCAAACGGTGCAGGCAAGACAACTTTTATGAAAATATTATCAACTTTAATACCTAAAACTTCAGGAGAAGTTTATTTTAATGGAATAAGTGTTGAAAATAGAAAAGAAATAAGAAAGATAATAGGCTATCTTCCTCAAAAATTTTCTTTTTATCCTAATTTTACAGTATATGAAGTTTTAGATTATTTTGCTGCACTTTCTAATAGAAAATTGTCTAGAAGTGAAATATTATCTAAATTAGAGGAAGTACATCTACAAGAACTATTTAAGGTAAAGACAAAGGCTCTTTCTGGAGGAATGAAAAGAAGGCTTGGAATAGCAGTAGCTATGGTAGGAGAACCAGAAGTATTGATAGTAGATGAGCCAACAGCAGGACTTGATTCAGAAGAAAAGATTAAAATGAGAAACATATTTTCTGAAATAGGAAGGCATAAGACTGTATTGTTGTCAACTCATGTTGTTGAAGATATAGCATTAAGTTGTAGTACTCTAGTAGTTTTAAACAAAGGCAAAGTTGTCTATGATGGTACAGTTAGAAATATGATCCAACAAGCTAAAGAAAAACCTTCTTCAAATGGGGAGCTGATTTCTCCAACATTAGAAGATGCCTATATGAAGTTTATAAGGGAGGTGTAG
- a CDS encoding ABC transporter permease, giving the protein MFGKIFSKELKHQFTSFTIIILIVSTFLFYYTQFIGDLKRDWVKPIPSRTDTKVLWGKKESVLTLNDEVLMKSVYENMKVDYEKGDTLKIKGINRVYEKINDEQKAVLKEAIEEFEDSSFDMSYNEFKNIREKIDRTLGGNTAYSEDYYRLCFASKEPYEVEKKEYESILKEDKVTNAYARLFADYIGIGIGFFMVFVTAFTFVNDKRYGTDELIYTTEISSFKYVGGKYLADVLTAFIIVLLVAGHATWLFHGFSKATGDSISYTAFFKYSILWILPTIMFVTSLSYVLQIIFDNGTVPIIIQFIYWMYSIDIHNNQISKYIIRFNNIVPYSEFQPSEHGIFINRIFYTFLSTILLFVAVKLWNRKRCVLDDKF; this is encoded by the coding sequence ATGTTTGGCAAGATTTTTTCAAAAGAACTAAAACACCAATTTACAAGCTTTACTATCATTATTTTAATAGTATCTACTTTTTTATTTTATTATACTCAATTTATTGGAGATTTAAAAAGAGATTGGGTGAAGCCCATACCTTCCAGAACAGATACTAAAGTTCTTTGGGGGAAAAAAGAAAGTGTATTGACACTTAATGATGAAGTACTTATGAAATCTGTATATGAAAATATGAAAGTGGATTATGAAAAAGGAGATACATTGAAGATTAAAGGAATCAATAGAGTATATGAAAAAATAAATGATGAACAGAAAGCTGTTTTAAAGGAAGCTATTGAAGAATTTGAAGATAGTTCCTTTGACATGAGTTATAATGAATTTAAAAATATTAGGGAAAAAATAGACAGAACTTTAGGAGGGAATACAGCCTATAGTGAAGACTATTATCGTTTATGTTTCGCTAGCAAAGAGCCTTATGAAGTAGAGAAAAAGGAATACGAATCCATTCTTAAAGAAGATAAGGTTACCAATGCTTATGCTAGGCTTTTTGCTGATTACATTGGAATAGGAATAGGCTTTTTCATGGTATTTGTAACTGCCTTTACTTTTGTGAATGATAAAAGGTATGGTACAGATGAACTTATATATACTACTGAAATATCATCTTTTAAATATGTGGGAGGAAAGTATTTAGCTGATGTGCTTACCGCTTTTATTATAGTATTGCTAGTGGCAGGGCATGCTACTTGGCTGTTTCATGGTTTTTCAAAGGCAACTGGCGATAGTATTTCCTATACAGCCTTTTTTAAATATTCAATATTGTGGATTTTACCTACAATCATGTTTGTTACATCTTTGAGTTATGTACTTCAAATTATTTTTGATAATGGTACTGTTCCTATTATTATACAGTTTATATATTGGATGTATAGTATAGATATACACAACAACCAAATTTCAAAATATATAATTAGATTTAACAATATAGTCCCCTATTCAGAGTTTCAACCTTCAGAGCATGGTATATTCATAAATAGAATTTTCTACACATTCTTATCCACAATATTACTTTTTGTAGCAGTAAAACTTTGGAATAGAAAGAGATGTGTGTTAGATGATAAATTTTAA
- a CDS encoding RNA polymerase sigma factor, producing the protein MDEQLELLKEGNEQAFEEFVIKYKDEATKFAVSILKDYHTAEDIVQDSFATFFVYRERLKSYNTSKAYLFSIVHNKAVDYIRKNKRNVILDINAISTFSPEEQIIDKERRDSLIKGFNNLNEKYKKVFYLYAFQEMSYKEISQVLGMSLAQVKITIFRGRKKLKELCNEGFISGRCIK; encoded by the coding sequence GTGGATGAACAATTAGAGTTATTGAAAGAAGGAAATGAACAAGCTTTTGAGGAATTTGTGATTAAATATAAAGATGAAGCTACAAAATTTGCAGTAAGTATATTGAAGGATTATCATACTGCTGAAGACATAGTACAGGATAGTTTTGCTACTTTTTTTGTATATAGAGAAAGGCTTAAAAGCTATAATACTTCAAAAGCTTACTTGTTTTCTATTGTTCACAACAAAGCAGTTGATTATATTAGAAAGAATAAAAGAAATGTGATTTTAGATATAAATGCTATTTCTACCTTTTCTCCTGAAGAACAGATAATAGATAAAGAGCGTAGGGATAGCCTTATAAAGGGTTTTAATAATTTAAATGAGAAATATAAAAAAGTGTTCTATCTATATGCTTTTCAAGAAATGTCTTATAAAGAGATATCTCAAGTATTGGGAATGAGTTTAGCTCAAGTTAAAATAACTATTTTTCGTGGAAGAAAAAAATTAAAAGAGTTATGTAATGAAGGATTTATTAGTGGGAGGTGCATTAAATGA
- a CDS encoding M1 family aminopeptidase gives MANKILLVKNEIKYMFKEKVIILLILATCIILAIGINSLNMTNDFNLFYIKRNSSTISFNSAKFGATICSLLFALFTVLKLDKDKRKRSRTIVESNLDYLYIIGARIFSIIFYAVITTIIGMIAVMAIQKLIYNIPIDISYYLFSYLIIFFPTLLFSILMISGLYLLTESLDMSVITFGMIFINSLESNNYLLTWVRTNLDIVSDFAGIGPIGNTIIYNRLLWFLISLSIFGIGLLFRRRYESGIGSSFLINMKSKGLLTLTILVILGSGFAYTKEPYTMELMNDLDISIDENICLDSICPEIKFDSENGEMNAHVSYSFINNGSNTIKFDINDGLKINSLKVNGEEIVYQKIKNVIEVSIPDVEKVNVDIFYSGSVKCDKNGVGRGMPGYISKESIYLLEASNWIFRPLVAEGDMIDISGYYIAPDYLTMVVPGRLVDVETIDENKKWIFEYSSHTADIGAFASKYEKAQIEVDNVAVEFYYTSRHEEYVDNMKIVDHIKSMMEYYTQNIGEYYSKDYPLKIVEVSIYKRGGHSSENVITFAENTINRDNSMYSILNKNNEIEDFRKVDIYANDLNLIAHEVAHQWWGTGVNVIDDTPWSCEGLANYFSYKYIQKEFGDMVSSGVFLQPWKYRLNELKNYYYINNDDMKEKLNERFIRSLEMEKRQAELYYLMPLKLLKGEEIQGGKVFLEGIQGVYRRHLLKDLTYDEFLQEMNLTREAIDVD, from the coding sequence ATGGCAAATAAGATTTTATTGGTCAAGAATGAGATTAAATATATGTTCAAGGAAAAGGTCATTATTTTATTAATTCTAGCTACATGTATTATATTGGCAATAGGAATCAATTCATTGAACATGACAAATGATTTCAACTTATTTTATATAAAAAGAAATTCGTCAACTATATCCTTTAATTCTGCAAAGTTTGGAGCTACTATTTGCTCTCTATTGTTTGCTTTATTTACTGTACTTAAATTGGATAAAGATAAGAGAAAGAGAAGTAGAACTATTGTAGAATCAAATTTAGATTATTTATATATAATAGGTGCTCGAATTTTTTCTATAATATTTTATGCTGTTATAACAACTATAATTGGAATGATAGCAGTCATGGCTATACAAAAGTTAATATATAATATTCCAATTGATATATCATATTACCTGTTTAGCTACCTCATAATATTTTTCCCAACACTTTTGTTTTCTATTTTGATGATATCTGGGCTCTATCTTTTAACAGAGAGTTTAGATATGAGCGTTATAACCTTTGGAATGATTTTTATAAATAGTTTGGAATCAAATAATTACCTGTTAACTTGGGTACGAACAAATTTGGATATCGTTTCAGATTTTGCAGGCATAGGTCCTATAGGTAATACTATTATCTACAATAGATTATTATGGTTTTTAATTTCCCTATCCATATTTGGTATAGGATTATTATTTAGGAGAAGATATGAAAGTGGTATAGGTAGTTCATTTTTAATTAATATGAAAAGTAAAGGATTATTAACTTTAACTATACTTGTCATATTGGGAAGTGGATTTGCTTATACAAAGGAACCCTATACTATGGAATTGATGAATGACTTGGATATATCCATAGATGAAAATATTTGTTTAGATAGTATCTGTCCAGAAATTAAATTTGATAGTGAAAATGGAGAGATGAATGCTCATGTTTCATATAGTTTTATAAACAACGGTTCAAATACAATTAAGTTTGATATAAATGATGGACTAAAAATAAATTCTTTAAAAGTTAATGGGGAAGAAATAGTATACCAAAAGATTAAAAATGTTATTGAAGTATCTATTCCTGATGTAGAAAAGGTGAATGTAGATATTTTTTATAGTGGAAGTGTCAAATGTGATAAAAATGGTGTAGGTAGAGGAATGCCTGGATATATTTCAAAGGAGAGCATATATTTGCTAGAGGCTTCAAATTGGATTTTTAGGCCTCTAGTTGCGGAGGGAGATATGATAGATATTTCTGGATACTATATAGCACCAGATTATTTAACTATGGTAGTACCAGGTAGACTTGTAGATGTAGAAACAATTGATGAAAATAAAAAGTGGATATTTGAATATAGTTCTCATACTGCAGATATTGGAGCATTTGCGTCCAAATATGAAAAAGCTCAAATAGAGGTTGACAATGTAGCTGTTGAGTTTTACTATACATCAAGGCATGAAGAATATGTGGACAATATGAAAATAGTAGATCATATAAAAAGTATGATGGAGTATTATACCCAAAATATTGGTGAATATTATTCAAAAGATTATCCGTTAAAGATTGTTGAGGTTTCCATATATAAGAGGGGAGGTCACTCTTCTGAAAATGTTATAACTTTTGCTGAAAATACTATAAATCGTGATAACAGCATGTATTCTATATTGAATAAAAATAATGAAATAGAAGATTTTAGAAAAGTAGACATTTATGCCAATGACTTAAATTTAATAGCTCATGAAGTGGCTCATCAATGGTGGGGAACAGGTGTAAATGTTATAGATGATACTCCTTGGTCGTGTGAAGGGCTTGCAAACTATTTTTCATATAAATATATACAGAAGGAATTTGGGGACATGGTTTCTTCAGGTGTTTTCTTACAACCTTGGAAATACAGATTAAACGAACTTAAAAATTATTATTATATAAATAATGATGATATGAAAGAGAAGTTAAATGAAAGGTTTATTAGATCATTGGAAATGGAAAAAAGACAAGCTGAATTGTATTATTTAATGCCTCTTAAGCTTTTAAAAGGAGAAGAAATTCAAGGGGGAAAAGTTTTTTTAGAGGGAATACAAGGAGTATATAGAAGACATCTGTTGAAAGATTTGACTTATGATGAATTTCTTCAAGAAATGAATCTTACTAGGGAGGCGATTGATGTTGATTAA